Proteins co-encoded in one Arthrobacter alpinus genomic window:
- a CDS encoding TIGR01777 family oxidoreductase produces the protein MPTFRYETHLPFPRAEVFRWFTRPGALVRLTPSFFGTIRAEPSDGINPGSTAVLGVGVPGGLGMWLGSAAGTVRGVLPVPWARPELRWYARHTELVPDVSFTDVMDKGPLASSSHTHTFVDGTPGTTVMHDAMTFELPKLARNGWTHGQMQAELTRMFAFREQQLQGDLAFHASHTGEPAVIAVSGASGLVGRQLCALLGGGGHTVLKLVRHAPRANDEIFWDPDAGVIDSAALARCHAVIHLAGHPIGGRFTEANKEAIHQSRVRGTGLLAKTLASLASDGVARTLVSGSAVGYYGADPHASSEGGLPAALVESDPAGSDFLAKVCQDWEAACEPAAQAGVRVVNVRTGIVLSAGGGVLQRLLPLYLAGVGGPLGESQWQSWVGIDDIAGIFAHAALSPEVTGPVNGVASHPVTAGEFARILGRVLHRPAALTVPAFGPKLLLGAQGAAELALASQRASAAKVQGAGYEFRHPDLEAALRHILGAKASH, from the coding sequence ATGCCCACGTTCCGTTATGAAACGCACCTTCCCTTCCCGCGCGCAGAAGTGTTCCGATGGTTTACCCGGCCCGGCGCCCTGGTGCGGCTCACGCCGTCGTTCTTTGGGACAATCCGCGCCGAACCCAGCGACGGCATCAACCCAGGTTCCACGGCGGTCCTTGGCGTGGGTGTCCCGGGCGGGCTGGGGATGTGGCTTGGTTCCGCGGCGGGCACGGTTCGTGGCGTGCTGCCTGTCCCGTGGGCACGGCCCGAGCTGCGCTGGTACGCGCGGCACACCGAATTGGTCCCGGATGTCAGCTTCACCGATGTCATGGACAAGGGGCCGCTTGCTTCCAGTAGCCACACTCACACCTTTGTGGACGGAACGCCTGGCACCACGGTGATGCACGATGCGATGACGTTCGAGCTGCCCAAACTGGCCCGTAACGGCTGGACGCACGGGCAGATGCAGGCTGAGCTGACACGGATGTTTGCGTTCCGGGAGCAGCAATTGCAGGGTGATCTGGCGTTTCATGCCTCGCATACGGGGGAGCCTGCGGTGATTGCCGTCAGTGGGGCGTCGGGGCTGGTGGGTCGCCAACTCTGTGCATTGTTGGGCGGCGGGGGGCACACGGTTCTGAAACTGGTTCGGCATGCCCCACGGGCCAACGACGAGATTTTTTGGGACCCCGATGCCGGCGTGATCGACTCCGCCGCGCTGGCCCGCTGCCACGCCGTGATCCACCTGGCCGGGCACCCCATTGGTGGGCGGTTCACGGAGGCCAACAAGGAAGCGATTCACCAGAGTAGGGTCCGCGGTACCGGGTTACTGGCCAAGACTCTGGCATCTCTAGCGTCCGACGGCGTGGCGCGCACCTTGGTCTCCGGCTCCGCCGTGGGCTACTACGGAGCAGATCCGCACGCATCCTCTGAAGGTGGGCTGCCCGCGGCACTCGTGGAATCCGATCCCGCCGGGAGTGATTTCCTGGCCAAGGTCTGCCAAGACTGGGAAGCGGCCTGTGAACCCGCGGCTCAGGCCGGGGTGCGGGTGGTCAATGTCCGGACCGGCATTGTGCTTTCTGCCGGTGGTGGCGTGTTGCAGCGGCTACTTCCGCTGTATCTTGCTGGTGTGGGTGGTCCGTTGGGTGAGAGCCAGTGGCAAAGTTGGGTAGGCATTGATGACATTGCCGGTATCTTTGCCCACGCCGCGCTCTCTCCGGAGGTCACCGGCCCGGTGAACGGCGTTGCCTCACATCCCGTGACGGCCGGGGAATTTGCGCGCATCCTGGGCCGGGTGCTGCACCGACCCGCCGCGCTGACGGTGCCCGCCTTTGGGCCCAAACTGCTGCTGGGAGCGCAGGGCGCTGCCGAATTGGCGCTGGCCAGCCAGCGCGCATCCGCCGCTAAGGTCCAAGGTGCGGGATATGAGTTCCGCCATCCGGACCTTGAAGCGGCGCTGCGGCATATTTTGGGTGCCAAAGCCTCGCACTGA
- a CDS encoding MFS transporter produces the protein MSSPTHQRRNQGVLVVGQLLSGLGVASGVAVGGILAAQLAGTTAASGFVQTASALGAGLAAVPLANLAVRAGRRWALSTGFALGAVGAALVLLAASLGQFWLMATGMLFFGSATASGLQARYAAVDGAPPEKAGRAMAIVIWATTVGSVAGPNLSEPGRLFGTSLGLVPLSGPFVFSLIAFITAALVIAIFFLAPVASTAAAGTGSALEGPASSAPQPVKPEKKNKRHGAWRALRLASHNPRALFALAAVTGGHAIMVGVMVMTPVAMDAHGHSLEIIGIVISLHILGMYAASPLFGWLVDRLGAMRVVMLGCGIFLAAITLGAVVSEGSDPVLMSMALTMLGLGWSACLIGGSSLLTQSAPEDLRVPLQGANDMTMNFAAAGMAAMAGPVLAMGGFFWVNMMALAVLIVMVIFGVRAWRTAPDPAIPQHVTDAAG, from the coding sequence ATGAGCTCTCCCACCCACCAACGCCGCAATCAAGGCGTGCTGGTTGTTGGCCAATTGCTGTCCGGCCTGGGCGTAGCCTCCGGCGTTGCCGTAGGCGGAATCTTGGCCGCACAACTGGCAGGCACGACGGCGGCATCTGGCTTTGTGCAGACTGCGTCAGCTCTGGGCGCGGGGCTGGCTGCCGTACCGCTGGCCAACCTCGCCGTCCGGGCCGGGCGCCGCTGGGCTTTGAGCACCGGCTTTGCGCTCGGTGCCGTGGGCGCCGCACTGGTTCTCTTGGCTGCCTCACTAGGCCAGTTCTGGCTCATGGCTACCGGCATGTTGTTCTTCGGTTCGGCTACAGCATCCGGGCTGCAGGCACGCTATGCCGCAGTTGACGGCGCTCCGCCTGAGAAGGCCGGCCGCGCCATGGCCATCGTTATCTGGGCCACCACCGTCGGCTCGGTGGCCGGGCCCAACTTATCCGAACCCGGCAGATTGTTCGGCACCTCGCTGGGCCTAGTGCCACTCTCAGGCCCCTTTGTCTTTTCCTTGATCGCTTTCATTACCGCGGCGCTCGTCATTGCCATCTTCTTCCTTGCGCCAGTCGCCAGCACAGCGGCAGCTGGCACAGGGTCGGCACTAGAGGGTCCGGCGTCGTCCGCTCCTCAACCAGTCAAGCCAGAGAAAAAGAACAAGCGCCATGGTGCCTGGCGTGCGCTCCGGCTGGCTAGCCACAATCCGCGGGCTCTCTTTGCCCTCGCGGCCGTCACGGGTGGGCACGCCATCATGGTGGGCGTGATGGTGATGACCCCAGTGGCCATGGACGCGCACGGGCATTCGCTGGAGATCATTGGCATAGTCATCAGCCTCCATATTCTGGGCATGTATGCCGCTAGTCCGTTATTTGGATGGCTCGTCGACAGGCTCGGCGCGATGCGCGTGGTCATGCTGGGTTGCGGCATTTTCCTAGCCGCCATCACGCTGGGAGCCGTTGTCTCGGAAGGCAGCGATCCTGTCCTGATGTCCATGGCGCTGACCATGCTGGGGCTGGGATGGTCGGCCTGCCTGATCGGCGGATCGTCCCTGCTGACTCAGTCCGCACCAGAGGATTTGCGAGTCCCGCTGCAGGGGGCCAATGACATGACCATGAACTTCGCTGCCGCTGGCATGGCAGCTATGGCCGGGCCGGTGTTGGCTATGGGTGGATTTTTCTGGGTCAATATGATGGCGCTGGCGGTGCTGATCGTGATGGTCATCTTCGGTGTGCGCGCTTGGCGGACCGCGCCGGATCCTGCTATTCCCCAGCACGTCACGGACGCTGCGGGGTAG
- a CDS encoding LysR family transcriptional regulator ArgP translates to MIRFQSEQLRTFLTVLESGTFDAAAHSLHVTASAVSQRIKAMEQEAGQVLLLRSAPISTTPAGAVVLKLARQMRQLEDDASAELEPNTGTRGSLTIVVNADSLATWFMDALALLPKDGRLNLELVREDEQHSVNLLRSGAVMAAVTATATPVQGCSSTPLGTMNYRAIASASFMEQWFPKGFTAEQLTAAPVIQFDRSDTLQNNFFTQVTGQHRSSPQHFIPDTIQFAEAVKLGLGWGMMPEAHCRDGLCSGHLVELLPGSLARIPLFWQRWKIQSQALDALSAVVAQAAAKALG, encoded by the coding sequence ATGATCAGATTTCAGTCAGAGCAGCTCCGGACCTTCCTGACGGTATTGGAGAGCGGCACTTTTGACGCCGCTGCCCACAGTTTGCACGTAACCGCCTCGGCGGTGTCTCAGCGCATCAAGGCCATGGAGCAAGAAGCCGGGCAGGTCCTGCTGCTGCGGAGCGCACCCATCTCCACCACGCCGGCCGGCGCCGTGGTGCTCAAACTCGCCCGGCAAATGCGTCAGCTTGAAGATGACGCATCCGCGGAACTGGAGCCCAACACTGGCACCCGGGGATCCCTCACCATCGTGGTCAACGCCGATTCTCTGGCCACCTGGTTCATGGATGCCCTCGCCTTGCTTCCGAAAGACGGGCGCCTGAACTTGGAACTGGTCCGCGAGGACGAACAACACTCAGTGAACCTGCTCCGCTCCGGAGCCGTCATGGCCGCAGTCACCGCCACGGCAACGCCAGTGCAGGGCTGTTCCTCAACCCCGCTGGGCACCATGAACTACCGCGCTATAGCCTCCGCCAGCTTCATGGAGCAGTGGTTTCCCAAGGGCTTCACAGCCGAACAACTCACAGCAGCCCCCGTCATCCAGTTCGACCGCAGCGACACCCTGCAAAACAACTTTTTCACACAAGTCACCGGCCAGCACCGTTCCAGCCCGCAACATTTCATCCCGGACACCATCCAATTCGCCGAGGCAGTGAAACTGGGCCTCGGCTGGGGCATGATGCCAGAAGCCCATTGCCGGGATGGGCTGTGCTCAGGCCACCTCGTGGAATTGCTCCCCGGAAGCCTCGCCCGCATCCCGCTATTTTGGCAGCGGTGGAAGATCCAATCACAGGCACTCGACGCGCTCTCGGCGGTCGTAGCCCAAGCAGCCGCGAAGGCCCTCGGCTAG
- a CDS encoding LysE/ArgO family amino acid transporter — protein sequence MLVTILNIFATMTTGLGAGLALIIAIGAQNAFVLRQGIRGEHVGLVVLVCMLSDVVLIGAGIFGIGTVIAAVPAVVTVISLAGAAFLIAYAALAAKRAFRPGALTAGDQQGSLGRKAVLVTALTLTWLNPHVYLDTVLLLGTLANQHGELRWWFGAGAALGSIIWFSALGYGAKFLRPIFAKPGAWRVLDGLIAAVMLFLGVKMALGAIAS from the coding sequence ATGCTTGTGACTATCCTGAATATTTTTGCCACCATGACCACCGGGCTCGGCGCTGGCCTGGCCCTCATTATTGCCATCGGCGCCCAGAATGCTTTTGTGCTGCGGCAGGGGATCCGCGGGGAACACGTTGGTTTGGTGGTCTTGGTTTGCATGCTCAGCGATGTGGTTCTGATCGGCGCGGGAATCTTTGGAATTGGAACCGTGATCGCCGCGGTGCCTGCTGTTGTTACTGTGATCAGTTTGGCGGGCGCTGCTTTTCTGATCGCCTACGCCGCACTTGCTGCCAAACGAGCTTTTCGTCCGGGGGCGCTGACGGCAGGGGACCAGCAGGGAAGCCTTGGCCGCAAGGCCGTCCTCGTCACGGCTCTGACATTAACCTGGTTGAACCCCCACGTCTATCTGGACACCGTGCTGTTGCTGGGCACCTTGGCCAACCAACACGGCGAATTGCGCTGGTGGTTTGGTGCGGGGGCTGCCTTGGGCAGCATCATCTGGTTCAGTGCCCTGGGCTATGGGGCAAAGTTCTTGCGGCCCATTTTTGCCAAGCCCGGCGCGTGGCGCGTCTTGGACGGGCTGATTGCCGCCGTCATGCTCTTCCTTGGTGTGAAGATGGCCTTGGGGGCTATAGCTTCTTAG
- a CDS encoding GmrSD restriction endonuclease domain-containing protein, whose amino-acid sequence MSAPRPARSFGAADFIMIPLLASVLLVTTACGGAATLEAAPASETAAQSVTQSATPSPTPSPTPTADDVAPLDGEDVPDAGGADLASNQQPPFAAKALEVLGTLPIKGRAPKTGYDRALFGQAWADVDRNGCDTRNDILDRDLTAKTFKPGTRDCLVLTGILADPYTATTIDFVRGSATSSEVQIDHVVALNDAWQKGAQQLSVEERTSLANDPLNLLAVDGPTNQQKGAGDAATWLPPNRSYRCDYVARQISVKATYKLWVTQAEHDAMAKVLDTCSTIEVPTNQTAAPVEHVVLPPVAPVAPAPAVEAAPAPPAVEPAAPAPVPLVQVPAPAPAAYYQNCSAVRAAGAAPIRVGDPGFQSKFDRDGDGVGCE is encoded by the coding sequence TTGTCTGCACCACGCCCGGCCCGCTCATTTGGGGCAGCCGATTTCATCATGATCCCGCTGCTTGCTTCCGTCCTGCTCGTCACCACTGCATGTGGCGGCGCAGCAACGCTCGAGGCCGCTCCGGCGTCCGAGACGGCAGCGCAAAGCGTAACGCAAAGTGCCACACCCAGCCCCACGCCTAGCCCCACCCCCACGGCAGATGACGTGGCCCCCCTCGATGGTGAAGATGTGCCGGACGCAGGAGGGGCCGATCTGGCGTCGAACCAGCAGCCACCGTTTGCCGCGAAGGCCTTGGAAGTGTTGGGGACGCTACCTATCAAGGGCCGCGCCCCCAAGACCGGATATGACCGGGCCCTCTTTGGTCAGGCGTGGGCGGATGTGGATCGGAATGGTTGCGATACCCGCAATGACATTTTGGACCGGGACCTGACCGCCAAGACCTTCAAACCCGGCACGCGCGACTGCCTCGTTCTCACCGGCATTCTGGCTGATCCTTACACGGCCACCACCATTGATTTTGTGCGTGGTTCCGCCACCAGCAGTGAAGTCCAAATTGACCACGTGGTGGCGCTCAACGACGCCTGGCAAAAGGGTGCGCAGCAGCTAAGCGTGGAGGAGCGAACCTCCTTGGCCAACGATCCCTTGAATCTGTTGGCTGTTGACGGCCCCACCAACCAGCAAAAGGGAGCCGGCGATGCCGCCACCTGGCTGCCGCCAAACAGGAGCTACCGCTGCGACTACGTGGCTCGGCAAATTTCCGTTAAGGCTACCTACAAGTTGTGGGTCACTCAGGCCGAGCATGACGCCATGGCAAAGGTGCTCGATACTTGTTCCACCATTGAAGTTCCCACGAACCAGACGGCCGCCCCAGTGGAACACGTGGTGTTGCCGCCGGTAGCTCCGGTTGCGCCGGCGCCCGCCGTTGAGGCTGCTCCCGCTCCCCCTGCGGTTGAGCCCGCAGCCCCGGCGCCGGTTCCGTTGGTGCAGGTCCCAGCCCCGGCTCCGGCTGCTTATTACCAGAACTGCTCGGCCGTCCGTGCAGCCGGAGCGGCCCCCATCCGCGTAGGGGATCCGGGATTCCAGTCCAAGTTTGACCGTGATGGCGATGGCGTGGGCTGCGAATAG
- a CDS encoding HAD family hydrolase, with amino-acid sequence MSTPHVVACDLDRTLIYSKNSLWLSGEDKDAPAMVVAEVYEGAPLSFMTRAAEELLLSVKAAATFVPATTRTQAQYERVALPGPLPEYAITSNGGVLLHHGVPDAAWNAQLTDHMAADCAPLEVIEAHLSKPEFAPWILRLRRAEDLFAYAIIDRDAMPESFLAELVELCATAGWSVSVQGRKLYCVPNPINKAAALAEVARRTGTEHVIAAGDSLLDQGMLDFAHLAFRPIHGELHDAGHLAPHLRLTSVRGVLAGEEILREILAEVAPA; translated from the coding sequence ATGAGCACCCCCCACGTTGTTGCCTGCGACCTTGACCGCACGCTGATCTACTCCAAAAACTCGCTCTGGCTCAGCGGGGAGGACAAGGATGCGCCCGCCATGGTGGTGGCGGAGGTTTATGAGGGCGCCCCGCTGTCCTTCATGACTCGCGCGGCCGAAGAGTTGCTGCTTTCCGTGAAGGCGGCGGCCACTTTTGTCCCGGCCACCACGCGCACCCAAGCTCAATACGAGCGCGTTGCGCTACCCGGACCGCTACCCGAATATGCCATCACCTCCAACGGCGGGGTGCTGCTGCATCACGGTGTGCCAGACGCCGCGTGGAATGCGCAGCTCACGGACCACATGGCGGCCGACTGCGCACCGTTGGAAGTGATTGAGGCGCACCTGTCCAAGCCGGAGTTTGCGCCGTGGATCCTGCGCCTGCGCCGCGCCGAGGACCTTTTTGCCTACGCCATCATTGACCGCGATGCCATGCCCGAGTCCTTCCTGGCGGAGCTTGTTGAACTGTGTGCCACGGCTGGCTGGAGTGTTTCGGTGCAGGGCCGCAAGCTCTACTGCGTTCCGAACCCCATCAACAAGGCGGCGGCATTGGCGGAAGTGGCACGCCGAACGGGCACCGAGCACGTGATTGCCGCGGGCGATTCGCTACTGGATCAGGGCATGTTGGACTTTGCCCACCTCGCGTTCCGTCCCATTCACGGAGAATTGCACGACGCCGGACACCTGGCTCCCCATCTGCGCCTCACCTCGGTGCGCGGGGTCCTTGCGGGTGAGGAAATCCTGCGCGAGATCCTGGCCGAAGTGGCGCCCGCGTAG